A region from the Fusarium musae strain F31 chromosome 1, whole genome shotgun sequence genome encodes:
- a CDS encoding hypothetical protein (EggNog:ENOG41~BUSCO:EOG09262O0R) — protein MTLRGKASVFAGAALLRLILFLAFPGLPDLLTGRVEISTPVTSFKRLQEGLFLYTNNVSPYDGGVFHQAPLLLPLFSLLPDVKSWPIFTHLLYIAVDLLSAEALYKIAESGVAGNSKLFTSPRRANKFGSAAIAAGFLFNPYTIATCIGRSTGVFTNCAILLAIAKAIQGSPFNAMVAISFASYLSMYPILLLPPLVLLAYDCQVEKRRIACITKFAATNVAVVLGCVVSLLGMSFLLANNSWEFLTRTYGIQLTLSDLTPNVGLWWYFFIEMFDSFRAFFLGVFWLHLAAYPAALSIRLRPQPLAVLTILLGIFSIFKPYPSLADASLFLSVVPLFRHVFPLMRYAFVTTSTLLYATFLGPAFYHLWIYAGSGNANFFYAITLVWSLGQSLLVTDLTFAVLRDEWEIERPEMVGKEIRQL, from the exons ATGACATTGCGAGGCAAAGCCAGCGTGTTCGCCGGCGCTGCCCTGCTCCGACTTATCTTATTCCTTGCTTTCCCTGGCCTGCCCGATCTTCTGACAGGTCGCGTCGAGATATCCACCCCCGTCACAAGCTTCAAGCGAT TACAAGAGGGTCTATTCCTATATACGAATAACGTCTCGCCATACGATGGTGGTGTCTTCCACCAGGCTCCTCTTCTGTTGCCCTTGTTCTCGCTGCTCCCCGACGTAAAGAGCTGGCCCATCTTCACCCACCTACTCTACATCGCCGTCGACCTCCTCAGCGCCGAGGCTCTGTATAAAATTGCCGAGTCGGGTGTTGCGGGCAACTCGAAGCTATTTACATCGCCGCGCCGTGCCAATAAGTTTGGTAGTGCTGCAATTGCTGCTGG CTTCTTGTTCAACCCATACACCATTGCGACATGTATAGGACGGTCAACAGGCGTCTTCACCAACTGCGCCATTCTCCTTGCCATCGCCAAAGCTATCCAAGGATCTCCCTTCAATGCCATGGTCGCAATCTCTTTCGCATCTTATTTGTCTATGTACCCTATTCTGCTCCTCCCTCCgcttgttctccttgcctATGATTGCCAAGTTGAGAAACGTAGGATTGCTTGCATCACTAAGTTTGCAGCTACTAACGTCGCTGTTGTGCTGGGGTGCGTGGTTTCGTTACTAGGCATGTCTTTTTTGCTTGCCAACAACTCCTGGGAGTTCCTGACTCGCACATATGGCATCCAATTGACCTTATCTGATCTCACACCTAACGTGGGACTGTGGTGGTATTTCTTCATTGAGATGTTTGACTCGTTTAGAGCTTTCTTCCTTGGCGTGTTCTGGCTGCATCTTGCAGCTTATCCCGCAGCCCTCTCTATTCGTCTCCGCCCCCAGCCATTGGCTGTCTTGACTATCCTACTGGGCattttctccatcttcaagccTTACCCTTCGCTTGCGGATGCCAGCCTCTTCCTATCTGTGGTCCCTCTATTCCGACATGTTTTCCCCCTCATGCGGTATGCTTTTGTTACCACCTCTACGCTGCTGTACGCAACATTCCTTGGACCAGCTTTTTACCACCTCTGGATCTATGCAGGAAGCGGCAACGCCAATTTCTTCTATGCCATCACTCTTGTGTGGAGTTTGGGTCAGAGTCTGTTGGTGACAGATCTCACTTTCGCTGTGTTGCGAGATGAGTGGGAAATCGAACGACCTGAGATGGTTGGCAAAGAGATCAGACAGTTATAA
- a CDS encoding hypothetical protein (EggNog:ENOG41), with protein sequence MAPVRRYLRISKYSVLECRIYLDNPALAQSWLLNPRNPVLPKVIEAIRPLVLPKLREEKERIRKKSKKKSIKDVIVSDEFEVSIFLTETSTRHSLLYKSKHFRDKLPPKLESNSSKLIGETDSVPVDVEDEYRALVLQEEDDDEVRLADIPVAETKARRSKRQRGIQGPEQDGNDEAFEDDETASAIEIGSDTEAPPHKRHRARTNDGLDGNEDKKKLAMDVSYEGFAIYGQVLCLVVKKRANAAASSGGGGKALPEGQATMENWISSTQVPVGEDIP encoded by the exons ATGGCTCCGGTCCGACGATATCTGAGGATATCCAAGTACTCGGTCCTTGAATGCCGGATTTATTTGGATAACCCTGCATTGGCCCAATCATGGCTTCTGAATCCTCGAAATCCAGTATTACCCAAGGTCATCGAGGCAATCCGTCCTTTGGTGCTTCCGAAGCTGcgtgaagagaaggaaaggatcagaaagaagagcaagaagaagagcatcaaAGACGTCATAGTATCAG ACGAGTTTGAggtctccatcttcttgacaGAGACGAGCACGAGACATTCTCTCCTTTACAAGAGCAAACATTTCAGGGACAAGCTACCACCGAAACTCGAGTCCAACTCGTCTAAACTCATCGGTGAGACAGATAGTGTTCCCGTGGACGTTGAGGATGAATATCGTGCACTTGTCttgcaagaagaagacgatgatgaggtgaGACTCGCCGATATCCCCGTTGCCGAAACAAAAGCACGGCGGAGTAAGCGCCAAAGAGGAATACAGGGCCCGGAGCAAGATGGCAACGATGAGGCatttgaagatgatgaaacaGCCTCGGCCATCGAAATCGGTTCTGATACGGAGGCACCCCCACACAAGAGGCACAGGGCCCGGACGAACGACGGCCTTGATGGAAacgaagacaagaagaagctagCTATGGACGTCTCATATGAGGGATTTGCAATATACGGTCAGGTGCTGTGCCTTGTGGTCAAGAAAAGAGCAAACGCTGCAGCTAGCAGTGGTGGGGGTGGGAAAGCCCTGCCAGAAGGCCAGGCCACGATGGAGAATTGGATTTCTTCTACGCAAGTGCCTGTTGGGGAGGACATTCCATAA
- a CDS encoding hypothetical protein (BUSCO:EOG092609JB), with protein MLQSWKSSLRLPRSRFPVRPTSKFEPNYLKQCTDDLYEWQAQNRPEEKPFTLHDGPPYANGELHVGHAMNKILKDMIVRVKVQQGRRVTYRPGWDCHGLPIEMKALGSHSTKGLTPVEVRNTARKLASKTVVDQMKGFRALAVMSDWEKKWTTMDRDYEIRQLRVFQNMVRRGLIYRKHKPVYWSPSSRTALAEAELQFVEDHVSTAAYIRFPIVSDWSSIPELAGFRGNLYATIWTTTPWTLPANRAIAIHDQIEYSILQVGNDGYLVASSRVGNVKRFLGDFQVVAHAIPGSSLKGLEYKNKLRGQSAPLQPIITADFVTSSSGTGLVHIAPGHGRDDYEVCSKIGIEAFAPIDDGGFFTEEAYPDDPDKLTKASSVMDGGSHAVLELVGDDVLGSHKQRHSFPYDWRTKRPVVTRATAQWFADVGIIKDDALEALKDVRFVPKGGRNRLEAFITRRSEWCISRQRSWGVPIPALYDENGNAVMTTETIDHIISVMEERSSSAWFSDDPDEPAWIPPNMEGKYRRGTDTMDVWFDSGSSWTETEGPADVYLEGSDQHRGWFQSSLLTYVATQTPKESTGKAAAPFKTLVTHGFTLDGKGKKMSKSEGNMIVPSEVMKGILSQAYSKGYRQKLDPLGPDAIRLWAASADFTSDVLIGPDILRPVNASLIKYRTIIRMLIGSIYPEARERPLTKLDQMALVQLSDTMSEVMQSYNDFEFYRAVSTINHWVATDLSAFYLEALKDRLYCGDGGGALEPILIGLLRMLAPITPMLVEEAWSFRPEWMAKDTSLISPARHLYDDPLVDPMRLTLPQDVVRKDQSIITEVHGAVKATLEDARNAKALGSSLQSAVYLEVEDGKAAAVLGRYMDELHDIFVVSSVQVNEPLPENPAWAFQKEFEIQNAKVNVHVLPPKEEKCPRCWRYMAPKQDALCGRCEEVVGA; from the exons ATGCTTCAATCCTGGAAGTCGTCCTTGAGGTTGCCTCGGTCGAGATTTCC TGTTCGACCGACCTCTAAGTTCGAACCAAATTATCTCAAGCAATGTACCGACGATTTATACGAATGGCAAGCACAGAATCGACCTGAGGAGAAGCCATTTACCCTCCATGATGGGCCCCCATACGCCAATGGCGAGCTTCATGTCGGTCATGCCATGAACAAAATTCTTAAAGATATGATTGTGCGTGTTAAAGTGCAGCAAGGCCGACGAGTGACATATCGACCCGGCTGGGATTGTCATGGTCTCCCAATCGAAATGAAGGCGCTGGGATCGCACTCGACGAAGGGGTTGACTCCTGTAGAAGTCCGGAACACAGCACGAAAGCTAGCTTCCAAGACGGTTGTGGACCAGATGAAGGGATTCCGGGCTCTCGCCGTTATGTCTGACTGGGAAAAGAAGTGGACAACGATGGACCGAGATTATGAGATAAGGCAATTGCGCGTTTTTCAAAACATGGTCCGTCGAGGATTGATTTACCGCAAACACAAACCCGTTTACTGGTCCCCTTCTTCGCGGACTGCGCTTGCTGAGGCAGAGTTGCAATTCGTAGAGGATCATGTCTCTACCGCCGCATATATAAGGTTCCCTATTGTTTCAGACTGGTCGTCCATACCTGAACTGGCCGGTTTCAGGGGAAACCTGTATGCAACTATTTGGACAACCACTCCCTGGACCCTCCCTGCCAACCGGGCTATTGCCATCCACGACCAAATTGAGTACTCGATCCTCCAGGTTGGCAATGACGGCTATCTTGTTGCTTCGAGCCGTGTTGGAAACGTGAAGCGCTTCCTTGGCGACTTTCAAGTTGTAGCACATGCTATTCCAGGCTCTAGCTTGAAAGGTCTAGAGTATAAGAACAAACTCCGGGGGCAATCTGCTCCACTGCAGCCTATCATCACAGCCGATTTCGTTACCTCTAGCTCTGGTACCGGTCTGGTTCACATTGCCCCAGGCCACGGCCGGGACGACTATGAAGTGTGCTCTAAAATTGGCATTGAAGCATTTGCTCCtattgatgatggtggtttCTTTACTGAAGAAGCTTACCCTGACGATCCAGATAAGCTCACCAAAGCGAGTTCCGTCATGGATGGCGGAAGTCATGCTGTCTTGGAATTAGTGGGCGACGATGTACTTGGAAGCCATAAACAACGGCACAGTTTTCCTTACGATTGGCGAACCAAGCGACCTGTGGTGACTCGTGCTACAGCCCAATGGTTTGCTGATGTTGGTATTATCAAAGATGATGCCCTTGAAGCACTGAAGGATGTTCGGTTTGTTCCAAAGGGTGGTCGAAACCGCCTTGAAGCTTTCATCACACGTCGCAGTGAATGGTGTATCTCTCGCCAGCGATCATGGGGAGTTCCCATTCCTGCACTCTATGACGAGAACGGAAATGCTGTCATGACAACAGAAACAATCGACCATATCATCTCAGTTATGGAAGAGCGTTCTTCGTCTGCCTGGTTTTCTGATGACCCAGATGAACCTGCTTGGATTCCACCCAACATGGAGGGCAAATACCGTCGAGGCACTGATACAATGGATGTTTGGTTTGATAGCGGCAGCTCATGGACAGAAACTGAGGGCCCTGCTGATGTCTACCTTGAAGGCTCCGACCAACACCGCGGATGGTTCCAATCCAGCTTATTGACTTATGTTGCCACGCAAACACCAAAGGAGTCGACTGGAAAAGCTGCTGCTCCTTTTAAGACCTTAGTCACTCACGGATTCACTCTCGATGGGAAAGGCAAGAAGATGTCAAAGTCCGAGGGCAATATGATTGTCCCTAGCGAAGTCATGAAAGGGATTCTATCACAGGCTTACTCCAAAGGCTACAGGCAGAAACTTGACCCTCTTGGTCCAGATGCTATTCGACTGTGGGCAGCAAGCGCTGATTTCACATCGGATGTTCTTATAGGACCAGATATTCTTAGACCTGTTAATGCTTCGCTGATCAAATATCGAACCATCATCAGGATGCTTATCGGGTCAATTTATCCAGAGGCCCGTGAGCGCCCATTGACTAAGTTGGACCAAATGGCACTTGTTCAACTTTCCGATACCATGTCAGAGGTCATGCAGTCATACAACGACTTTGAGTTTTACAGAGCGGTCAGTACAATTAACCACTGGGTCGCAACTGATTTGTCCGCATTCTACTTGGAAGCCCTGAAGGACCGACTCTACTGTGGTGATGGCGGCGGTGCCTTGGAGCCTATCTTGATCGGACTTTTGCGCATGCTGGCACCGATAACTCCTatgcttgttgaggaggctTGGTCGTTCCGGCCAGAATGGATGGCCAAAGACAC TTCCTTGATAAGCCCAGCTCGCCATCTATATGATGACCCTCTCGTTGACCCTATGCGTTTGACGCTTCCTCAAGATGTGGTGCGTAAGGATCAGTCCATCATCACAGAAGTTCATGGCGCTGTAAAGGCAACACTGGAGGACGCGCGAAATGCCAAGGCGCTTGGCAGCTCTCTTCAGAGCGCAGTCTACCTGGAAGTCGAGGATGGAAAAGCGGCGGCTGTTCTTGGGCGTTACATGGACGAGCTTCACGACATATTTGTTGTGTCTTCGGTGCAAGTCAACGAACCCCTCCCCGAAAATCCTGCTTGGGCTTTCCAAAAGGAGTTCGAGATCCAAAATGCCAAGGTCAATGTGCATGTGCTTCCCCCGAAGGAGGAAAAATGCCCAAGATGCTGGCGGTACATGGCGCCAAAGCAAGACGCGCTATGTGGCAGATGTGAGGAGGTTGTCGGTGCATAG
- a CDS encoding hypothetical protein (EggNog:ENOG41) — MLDLHVWGSAFGLPSIEPECLAIITYLHSSLPVSAWRLIPSNDPSISPCTLYHEGVWVSSFGPIVEYLTEKSIGDNLDAGLTDIQQADRVAYAAFLSAQAAPLLDLSLYVSAANWSATTRPAFSTLLSFPLTWTVPPLLRAEAVKRVEHLGFADMDTDFDPNGGLHLSSGRDALPETFRRHIPVRTKKTVHEEMTPEQAVLIRLYGITEDCLTVLDDFLEGGLEEKMHGFFKGTEISSLDCLAFGYLALMRDAPVPRSFLKDWLMNKTPRLSTFVDGMKTKCLGKSKLLPWAEPGNNTVLRIGSRTLDSILHNVPGLGDEYATEVRRRAEGGITGIDARSLMLALSLLATGAALGYGYHTYKALQPFGSRIQVWHSHKNYSKLSEFGALGSMLGSVLGGPVEIPTPSHPSTQARIVETDTDVD; from the exons ATGTTAGACCTTCACGTATGGGGCTCCGCCTTTGGTCTTCCGTCCATTGAGCCCGAGTGCCTTGCGATCATCACATACCTGCATAGCAGCCTCCCTGTATCAGCCTGGCGCCTGATTCCAAGCAACGATCCTTCCATCAGCCCGTGTA CACTGTATCATGAGGGCGTATGGGTATCAAGCTTCGGTCCTATTGTCGAGTACTTGACTGAAAAGTCCATTGGTGACAATCTGGATGCTGGCCTGACCGACATTCAGCAGGCTGATCGTGTTGCATATGCTGCCTTCTTGTCTGCGCAAGCTGCTCCATTGCTGGATCTTTCACTCTACGTCTCCGCTGCCAACTGGTCAGCCACAACTCGGCCCGCCTTCAGCACTCTATTGTCTTTCCCATTGACATGGACAGTTCCGCCACTGCTCCGCGCCGAGGCTGTCAAACGCGTTGAGCACCTGGGCTTTGCTGATATGGATACCGACTTTGACCCAAATGGCGGCCTTCACCTATCCTCCGGGAGAGATGCTTTACCAGAGACATTCCGAAGGCACATTCCTGTGAGGACAAAAAAGACGGTTCATGAAGAAATGACCCCTGAACAAGCCGTTCTTATAAGGTTATATGGAATTACAGAAGACTGTCTCACTGTGTTGGACGATTTTCTTGAAGGAGGgctcgaggagaagatgcaTGGTTTCTTCAAGGGTACAGAAATCTCATCTTTGGACTGCTTAGCCTTTGGCTATCTCGCTCTGATGCGTGATGCGCCCGTACCAAGATCTTTCTTAAAGGATTGGCTCATGAACAAGACACCCCGGTTGTCCACGTTTGTTGACGGTATGAAGACAAAATGCCTGGGCAAGTCCAAACTCTTGCCGTGGGCTGAGCCTGGTAATAACACAGTGTTACGCATTGGAAGCCGAACCCTTGACAGTATCCTACACAACGTTCCTGGTCTGGGCGATGAGTATGCGACCGAAGTGCGAAGACGTGCTGAAGGAGGTATCACTGGCATTGATGCCAGATCCCTCATGCTGGCATTGAGTCTCCTTGCCACAGGTGCAGCTCTTGGCTATGGCTACCACACATACAAGGCACTACAGCCATTTGGATCACGAATACAAGTGTGGCATTCACACAAAAACTATTCAAAACTCAGCGAGTTTGGTGCGCTAGGTTCCATGTTGGGCAGTGTATTAGGAGGACCAGTGGAAATACCTACACCTTCCCACCCGTCAACCCAGGCTCGGATCGTCGAGACCGATACGGACGTGGACTAA
- the NOP7 gene encoding mRNA-binding ribosome synthesis protein nop7 (EggNog:ENOG41~BUSCO:EOG09261L4M), producing the protein MPRIKKKGKAGAAKNYVTRNQAIRKLQISLPDFRKLCIWKGIYPREPRSRKKVSKSSTSSTTFYYTKDIQYLLHEPLLQKFRDQKVLEKKISRALGRGDVTDAARLEGNASRPEKTGKPRYTLDHVIRERYPTFIDAIRDLDDCLSMLFLFANLPSTSSVPAKMIARCERLCLEFQHYLIVSQSVTKSFLSIKGIYYQANIQGEEVLWLVPYKFNQRVVGDVDFRIMGTFVEFYMTLLGFVNFRLYTSLGLKYPPKFDQAKDEAGAELGAFTLEGKTLVGADEKEQKTLEAAEHKPDPKVQAAVNKVIKKIKGNDDDESTATTENQVEGEDQEAGVIDKFEPAVSGGDILPQPSNTGNNPNSLFSNLTIYLSRETPRQPLEFLLKSFGCRRVGWDAVLGDGAFTTNELDPNITHQIVDRPPIQASAEDEVDGDDSQTSQKLAANRRVPGRTYIQPQWVWDSVNDGELKEPHLYAPGADLPPHLSPFVRNVQGAYDPTVPLEEQEPEAEAIEAQSDGEDEVDDTAEGMDVAGSDEGEGDEDDEFGGFSADEQEEDEEEDDVEQRQDELEAELTGGAVKANTTNAKAKAKEDARKALTKKAREEAEDLERAKGMLSKKKRKLYEQMVYTNNKKSAEDQKLRAKRRKFEKEKATKGKGKA; encoded by the coding sequence ATGCCTCGGataaagaagaagggaaaggcCGGCGCGGCCAAGAACTACGTTACTCGAAACCAGGCGATTCGAAAACTTCAGATCAGCCTTCCCGACTTCCGAAAGCTGTGTATTTGGAAGGGAATCTATCCTCGCGAGCCCCGAAGCAGAAAGAAGGTTTCCAAGTCTTCCACCAGCTCAACTACCTTCTACTACACCAAGGACATCCAGTATCTGCTCCACGAGCCGCTGCTTCAAAAGTTCCGCGATCAgaaggttcttgagaagaagatctctCGTGCGCTCGGTCGAGGCGATGTCACTGACGCCGCTCGCCTAGAGGGCAATGCTTCGCGGCCCGAGAAGACAGGAAAGCCTCGCTATACTCTTGACCATGTCATTCGCGAGCGCTATCCCACATTTATTGACGCGAtcagagatcttgatgactGCTTGTCAATGCTCTTTTTGTTCGCCAACTTGCCTTCCACCTCTTCGGTTCCCGCTAAGATGATTGCCCGTTGCGAGCGCCTGTGCCTCGAGTTCCAGCACTACCTCATTGTGTCGCAGAGCGTTACCAAGTCATTCCTCTCCATCAAGGGTATCTACTATCAGGCAAACATCCAGGGCGAGGAGGTACTCTGGCTGGTTCCTTACAAGTTCAACCAGCGCGTCGTTGGCGATGTCGACTTCCGTATCATGGGCACCTTTGTTGAATTCTATATGACCCTCCTTGGCTTCGTCAACTTCCGACTGTACACCTCTCTTGGCCTCAAGTACCCTCCCAAGTTCGACCAGGCGAAGGATGAGGCCGGTGCGGAGCTCGGCGCTTTCACCCTCGAGGGCAAGACCTTAGTTGGTGCCGACGAGAAGGAACAGAAGACACtggaggctgctgagcacAAGCCTGACCCCAAGGTTCAGGCTGCCGTCAACAAGgttatcaagaagatcaagggcaacgatgatgatgagtcgACGGCAACGACCGAGAACCAGGTTGAGGGCGAGGATCAGGAGGCCGGTGTAATTGATAAGTTTGAACCTGCAGTCTCTGGTGGCGATATTCTGCCCCAGCCTTCTAACACCGGAAACAACCCCAacagcctcttctccaaTCTCACCATCTACCTGTCCCGCGAAACCCCACGACAACCCCTCGAATTCCTCCTCAAGTCCTTCGGCTGCAGACGTGTCGGCTGGGACGCTGTTCTCGGCGATGGCGCTTTCACCACCAACGAGCTTGACCCTAATATTACTCACCAGATCGTTGATCGACCTCCTATCCAGGCTtctgctgaggatgaggttgatggcgACGACAGCCAGACATCACAGAAGCTTGCTGCCAACCGACGAGTCCCAGGACGAACATACATCCAGCCTCAATGGGTTTGGGACAGTGTCAACGACGGCGAGCTGAAGGAGCCTCATCTGTATGCCCCTGGGGCTGATCTTCCTCCCCATCTGAGCCCCTTCGTGAGGAACGTCCAAGGTGCATATGATCCCACTGTTCCTCTGGAGGAACAAGAGCCTGAGgctgaagccattgaggCTCAAAGCGATGGTGAggacgaggttgatgataCTGCTGAGGGTATGGATGTGGCTGGTTCTGATGAGGGAGAgggtgacgaggatgatgagtttggtgGCTTTTCTGCAGACGagcaagaagaggacgaggaagaagatgatgtcgagcAACGGCAAGACGAGCTTGAGGCCGAGCTCACCGGTGGtgctgtcaaggccaacacAACGaacgccaaggccaaggctaagGAGGACGCTCGCAAGGCCCTCACCAAGAAGGCTCGcgaagaggctgaggatCTTGAGCGCGCCAAGGGTATgctcagcaagaagaagagaaagctgTACGAGCAGATGGTGTACacaaacaacaagaagagtgCCGAGGACCAGAAGCTACGGGCCAAGAGGAGAAAATtcgaaaaggaaaaggccaccaagggcaagggcaaggcttAG